From a single Ornithorhynchus anatinus isolate Pmale09 chromosome 4, mOrnAna1.pri.v4, whole genome shotgun sequence genomic region:
- the LOC114811148 gene encoding disintegrin and metalloproteinase domain-containing protein 33-like, which translates to MLLAEGYTETHYTEEGLLVTLTPNHTDHCYYHGRVRGVPGSWVALSTCAGIRGLIVLSANASYYVEPRRPPEPGRPDEHRLLRAEGLPAPPGACPRQPRPPPRHLRHLRLRPHRATPSGGTKLRFHPIAFFHRGPGHARSSSGSAPNQSLYSGVAPPAQA; encoded by the exons GCTTCTGGCCGAAGGCTACACGGAGACTCATTACACTGAGGAAGGGCTGCTCGTCACGTTAACGCCCAACCACACG gacCACTGCTACTACCACGGCCGCGTCCGGGGGGTTCCTGGCTCCTGGGTGGCCCTCAGCACCTGTGCGGGGATCAG GGGACTGATCGTACTGAGCGCCAACGCCAGCTACTACGTGGAGCCCCGGCGGCCCCCGGAGCCCGGACGTCCGGACGAGCACCGCCTGCTGCGGGCCGAgggactccccgccccccccggggcctGCCCGCGccagccccgcccgccgccccgccacCTCCGCCACCTCCGCCTCCGCCCGCACAGG gcCACGCCCAGTGGAGGGACCAAGCTCCGCTTCCATCCAATCGCTTTCTTCCACCGTGGCCCAGGCCACGCCCGTTCGAGTTCAGGCTCCGCCCCCAACCAATCACTTTATTCCGGGGTGGCCCCGCCCGCTCAGGCCTAa